In the genome of Kallotenue papyrolyticum, the window CCGATCACGGTGATGCTTGCATTGGCGACGCAGCCGCTCTGGCTGCGTCGCCTCATCCTCGCCGCCATGCTGTTTGTGCTGCTTGGACTCACGTTCTTGTTCGTTGTCGGGTTCTTCCTGGGATAGGGGGTGGCTTGATGCAAAAGCGCGCTGTCTGGCATCTGGATGGCCGGGAGCTGCATGTGACCAACCTTGATAAACACTTCTGGCCAAACGAAGCGATCACCAAAGGGGAATTGCTGCGCTACTATCGCCAGCTGGCGGCGACGATCCTTCCTTATTTGCGCGATCGCCCCCTGGTTATGCGTGTCTGGCCGGATGGCATTACCGGCAGACACTTCTACCGCTGGCGGCTGCCGCCCTATGCGCCATCCTGGATCGAACGCTATCGCTACCAACCGCAAAGCACCAGCCGGCCCGCTGAAATGGCGGTGATCAACGACGCGGCCACCCTGATCTGGGTTGTCAATCAGGGCGTGATCGAACTGCATCCCTGGCTGACAACCCGCCAACAACCCCGCCAGCCACGCTGGTTGTGCTTCGATCTCGATCCCGCCGCTGAGATGTCTTTTGAGCAGCTTCTGCAGGTAGCCAGCCGGATCGGTGAGAACCTACAGGCCCTGGGCCTACAAAGCTTTCCCAAGACGAGCGGCGGCGACGGACTACATATCATCGTTCCACTGACGCCGGAATACACCTTCGAGCAGGTGCGCGCCTGGCTTGAGGTCTTCAT includes:
- the ligD gene encoding non-homologous end-joining DNA ligase, with the translated sequence MTNLDKHFWPNEAITKGELLRYYRQLAATILPYLRDRPLVMRVWPDGITGRHFYRWRLPPYAPSWIERYRYQPQSTSRPAEMAVINDAATLIWVVNQGVIELHPWLTTRQQPRQPRWLCFDLDPAAEMSFEQLLQVASRIGENLQALGLQSFPKTSGGDGLHIIVPLTPEYTFEQVRAWLEVFITLFERRHPGMITSDKRLAARGGRVLIDYAQNAVGKSLVAPYSVRARPGAPVSTPLSWAEVDGGQVRPADFTLRSLPDRLQRLGDLFADTLRCQQQLPNLAKEG